The Scomber japonicus isolate fScoJap1 chromosome 13, fScoJap1.pri, whole genome shotgun sequence genome includes a window with the following:
- the LOC128371452 gene encoding LIM/homeobox protein Lhx1-like: protein MLQCTSCEKPIADRFLLKVLDRPWHIKCVQCCECKCSLTDKCFSREGRLYCKNDFFRRFGTKCGGCAQGILPSDLVRRAKSKVFHLNCFTCVMCNKQLSTGEELYILDEFKFVCKEDYQNNNGKDTILLSVTTCSDPSLSPDSQDPQDDEKESETGHLSDKDVCSNENDEQSAVGKRRGPRTTIKAKQLETLKAAFTATPKPTRHIREQLSRETGLTMRVIQVWFQNRRSKERRMKQLSALSSRRHVFFRGSRRMRALGERVETGEIGHFSYYGDYPGEYYGSGGNYEYYQGPPSSQAQTPADLGFVPSSVPAGTPLGVLDHHHHHHHHHPGHHCPGEMQCFSDTVSHHPADSPSPEPNGPGSMHSISSEMCGPSTPFTTLSLSDSGYTNQLSQPSSEMSEGTVW, encoded by the exons ATGCTTCAGTGTACCAGCTGTGAGAAGCCTATTGCTGATAGGTTCTTGCTGAAAGTTTTGGACAGACCGTGGCACATCAAATGTGTCCAGTGCTGCGAATGCAAATGCAGTTTGACAGACAAGTGTTTTTCACGAGAAGGGAGACTGTACTGTAAGAATGACTTCTTTCG GAGATTTGGGACCAAATGTGGAGGTTGCGCACAGGGGATTTTACCCAGTGATCTCGTCCGCAGAGCCAAGAGCAAAGTGTTTCACCTGAACTGTTtcacctgtgtgatgtgcaacAAACAGCTGTCCACCGGAGAGGAGCTGTACATCCTGGACGAATTCAAGTTCGTTTGTAAAGAGGACTATCAAAACAACAACGGGAAGGACACAATCCTGCTCTCAG TCACGACGTGCAGCGACCCCAGTTTGTCTCCAGACTCCCAGGACCCGCAAGACGACGAAAAGGAGTCAGAAACTGGACATTTGTCTGATAAAGACGTGTGCAGCAACGAAAATGACGAGCAGAGCGCCGTCGGGAAGAGACGCGGGCCTCGGACCACCATTAAAGCCAAACAGCTGGAGACCCTGAAAGCGGCTTTCACGGCCACACCGAAACCTACCAGACACATCCGAGAGCAGCTATCACGGGAGACCGGCCTCACTATGAGAGTCATCCAG GTTTGGTTTCAGAATAGGAGGTCCAAAGAGAGACGCATGAAGCAGCTGAGCGCTCTGAGCTCCAGGAGACATGTGTTTTTCCGCGGCTCGAGGAGGATGAGAGCGCtgggagagagagtggagacAGGAGAGATTGGACACTTCTCTTATTATGGAG ATTATCCTGGTGAATACTATGGCTCAGGAGGGAATTATGAATACTACCAAGGCCCACCTTCATCCCAGGCTCAGACACCAGCAGACTTGGGCTTTGTGCCCTCCTCTGTCCCTGCTGGCACCCCATTAGGAGTCCtggaccaccaccaccaccaccatcaccatcatccagGTCACCACTGTCCTGGAGAGATGCAGTGTTTCTCTGACACAGTATCTCACCATCCTGCGGACTCACCTAGTCCAGAGCCAAATGGACCGGGCTCAATGCACAGTATCTCCAGTGAGATGTGTGGCCCCAGCACACCCTTTACTACTTTGTCTCTCAGTGACAGCGGATACACCAACCAGCTGTCACAACCCTCCTCAGAGATGAGCGAAGGCACTGTGTGGTAA